In a genomic window of Thermovenabulum gondwanense:
- a CDS encoding 4Fe-4S dicluster domain-containing protein, whose protein sequence is MLAKNGIPEMEELSFRIPPKERLAKGPVVMVECFQRIPCNPCAKACKSGAITLGDDINNLPEVDYEKCTGCALCVSKCPGLAIFIIDETYSEKEATVSLPFEFLPLPAEGDEVDVLDRSGNVVGKGRVLKVRNGKYEDKTPVITVAVPKELSMVVRNIRVGGAK, encoded by the coding sequence ATGCTTGCTAAAAACGGAATCCCGGAGATGGAAGAATTAAGCTTTAGAATTCCACCAAAGGAAAGACTGGCAAAAGGGCCGGTAGTAATGGTGGAATGTTTCCAAAGAATTCCCTGCAATCCCTGTGCTAAAGCGTGTAAATCAGGAGCCATAACCCTCGGGGATGACATAAACAACCTGCCCGAGGTGGATTACGAAAAATGCACGGGGTGCGCCCTCTGCGTAAGCAAATGCCCGGGGCTCGCTATATTTATAATAGATGAAACCTACTCGGAAAAGGAAGCGACAGTTTCTTTACCTTTCGAATTCCTTCCCCTTCCTGCAGAAGGAGATGAAGTGGACGTGCTCGACCGGTCGGGCAACGTGGTAGGAAAGGGCAGGGTTTTAAAGGTTAGAAATGGTAAATACGAGGATAAAACACCCGTGATCACGGTGGCTGTACCGAAGGAACTCTCCATGGTGGTCAGGAACATAAGGGTTGGAGGTGCAAAATAA
- a CDS encoding (2Fe-2S)-binding protein produces the protein MKSKTIICRCEDVTLEEIEALIEKGYTTMDEIKRITRCGMGQCQGRTCRSLLLAELAKATKTNPADIRITTFRPPAKNIKMAAILGGVENEENS, from the coding sequence ATGAAGAGCAAGACCATAATCTGCCGTTGTGAGGATGTCACCCTTGAGGAAATCGAGGCATTAATAGAAAAGGGTTATACTACTATGGACGAAATAAAAAGGATTACCCGCTGCGGAATGGGACAGTGTCAGGGGAGAACCTGCAGGTCGCTGCTTTTAGCAGAGCTTGCTAAGGCCACAAAGACAAATCCTGCCGATATAAGGATAACCACCTTTAGGCCCCCGGCAAAAAATATAAAGATGGCTGCAATTTTAGGAGGTGTCGAGAATGAAGAAAACAGCTGA